One part of the Desulfonema ishimotonii genome encodes these proteins:
- a CDS encoding restriction endonuclease subunit S: protein MKNQSLNSISTKNVRPNGFKFEEKIFITKEKHEILRNGTLQRGDIVITTRGTIGNVGIYDEQVPFDVIRINSGMLILRLKKGVYSKKLLNYFIQSPNFIFQIKKRKSGTAQPQLPAGILKKFEIPLFPLPEQHRIVAKIEELFSQLDSGISSLKKAQAQLKIYRQAVLKYAFEGKLTEEWRKQHQPDPAEKLLEQIRLERERHHQQQLEEWKAACEQANAEGKKKPTKPRKPKELPPLTEDELGELPALPEGWCWTKLGKITDIVGGVTKGRKLDDKKTVKLPYLRVANVQDGYLDLKEIKHIRVLDSDLKKYRLVYGDILFTEGGDKDKLGRGSVWKGEIKNCIHQNHIFRARTINNDVMLAKYISYSCQTQTAKKYYFDHAKQTVNLASINMTVLSNTPIPITNSSEQHAIVQEIESRLSVCDKLEQTIETNLRKSDALRQSILKKAFEGKLVPQNPDDEPAEKLLERIQLEKAELDAKTKAAKAKKKKKRL, encoded by the coding sequence ATGAAAAACCAAAGTCTGAATAGTATATCTACTAAAAATGTTAGACCGAACGGTTTCAAGTTTGAAGAAAAAATTTTCATTACAAAGGAAAAGCATGAAATACTTAGAAATGGCACCCTTCAAAGGGGAGACATTGTAATTACAACGAGGGGTACAATTGGCAATGTTGGCATATATGACGAACAAGTTCCTTTTGATGTAATTCGTATAAATTCAGGAATGCTAATTCTTAGGCTGAAGAAAGGAGTATATTCTAAAAAATTATTAAATTACTTTATTCAATCACCAAATTTTATTTTTCAAATCAAAAAACGAAAATCAGGAACTGCACAACCACAATTACCCGCTGGTATATTAAAAAAATTTGAAATTCCACTATTCCCCCTCCCCGAACAGCACCGCATCGTCGCCAAAATAGAAGAACTCTTTTCCCAACTCGACAGCGGCATCAGCAGCCTGAAAAAAGCGCAGGCACAGCTTAAAATCTACCGTCAGGCCGTGCTGAAATACGCCTTTGAAGGCAAACTGACCGAAGAATGGCGAAAACAGCACCAGCCGGACCCGGCTGAAAAGCTGCTGGAACAGATCCGGCTGGAAAGGGAGCGGCATCATCAACAGCAATTGGAAGAATGGAAAGCGGCCTGCGAACAGGCCAATGCTGAAGGGAAAAAGAAGCCGACCAAACCGAGAAAACCGAAAGAACTGCCGCCGCTGACTGAGGATGAGTTGGGGGAATTGCCTGCGTTGCCGGAGGGGTGGTGTTGGACAAAGCTGGGAAAAATTACTGATATTGTTGGCGGTGTCACTAAAGGGAGAAAGTTAGATGATAAAAAGACTGTCAAACTGCCATATTTAAGAGTTGCTAATGTTCAGGACGGTTATCTCGACTTGAAAGAAATTAAGCATATTCGTGTTCTTGACTCAGATTTAAAAAAATACAGGCTTGTTTATGGAGATATTTTATTTACAGAAGGCGGTGATAAAGACAAACTGGGAAGAGGCTCGGTGTGGAAAGGTGAAATAAAAAACTGCATACATCAAAATCATATTTTTAGAGCAAGAACTATTAATAATGACGTGATGTTAGCAAAGTACATTTCATATTCTTGTCAGACACAGACCGCAAAAAAATATTATTTTGATCATGCAAAGCAGACCGTCAACCTGGCATCAATAAATATGACTGTATTGTCTAATACCCCAATACCAATAACAAATTCTTCCGAACAACACGCCATCGTCCAAGAAATCGAGTCCCGCCTCTCCGTCTGCGACAAACTCGAACAAACCATCGAAACCAACCTCAGAAAATCCGATGCCCTGCGCCAGAGCATCCTGAAAAAAGCCTTTGAAGGCAAACTCGTTCCCCAAAACCCCGACGACGAACCCGCAGAAAAACTGCTGGAACGCATACAACTGGAAAAAGCCGAACTCGACGCAAAAACCAAGGCCGCCAAAGCCAAAAAAAAGAAAAAACGGCTTTGA
- a CDS encoding IS630 family transposase, which produces MRKKRSLNIRTHIFMPEETETLKRYRDGQKDYRLKLRFIALLLIAGNTGTEIVAAAVGKDIRTVETWYGKYLTHGPDALNSFQYQPKRCFLSDDQLADVIAWVKKELPSDTKVICHYIREQTGIAYCQSAVAKLLKKNGLRRLRPKLIPGKPPSEKEQTDFIEKYEKLRKSAADPESGRVVIFCDAMHFVHQTVPATCWGDPSERPVLKANSGRQRLNIMGGYDPVTCKLIHETDEKNCDSEKAIIFFKKLLRTYPKASMIKVFADNATYFHARNTQEWLEKNPRISLYFLPAYAPNLNLIERLWRFAKGKLIRNTYYEKYKTFRCHVFRLLNNIHNYESELSSLMVEKFQIIRQ; this is translated from the coding sequence ATGAGGAAAAAACGCTCTCTGAATATCAGAACCCATATTTTCATGCCGGAAGAAACCGAAACCCTGAAAAGGTACCGTGACGGCCAGAAGGATTACCGCCTGAAACTCCGCTTCATAGCGCTTCTGCTGATCGCCGGCAATACCGGAACCGAAATTGTGGCCGCGGCAGTCGGAAAAGATATCAGAACCGTGGAAACATGGTACGGAAAATATCTTACGCATGGTCCCGATGCCCTGAATTCCTTTCAGTACCAACCGAAACGGTGCTTTCTGTCAGATGATCAGCTCGCAGACGTGATCGCATGGGTGAAAAAAGAACTCCCTTCCGATACGAAAGTCATCTGTCATTATATAAGGGAACAGACCGGGATTGCCTACTGCCAAAGCGCGGTTGCGAAGCTCCTTAAAAAAAACGGACTGAGACGACTCCGTCCGAAGCTGATTCCGGGAAAACCTCCGTCCGAAAAAGAACAAACCGATTTTATTGAAAAATATGAGAAACTCCGCAAATCCGCCGCCGATCCGGAGTCCGGCAGAGTCGTCATTTTCTGCGATGCCATGCACTTCGTTCATCAGACCGTGCCCGCGACATGTTGGGGAGATCCGTCCGAACGACCTGTTTTAAAAGCAAATTCCGGGCGTCAGCGCCTGAATATCATGGGCGGATATGATCCCGTGACCTGTAAGCTGATACATGAGACCGACGAAAAAAACTGTGACTCCGAAAAAGCGATCATTTTTTTCAAAAAACTGCTCAGAACCTATCCGAAAGCCAGTATGATAAAGGTTTTTGCTGATAATGCCACTTATTTTCATGCCCGGAACACACAGGAATGGCTTGAAAAAAATCCCCGGATCAGTTTGTATTTTCTCCCGGCCTATGCTCCGAACCTGAATCTGATCGAACGCCTTTGGCGTTTTGCAAAAGGGAAACTGATCAGAAACACATATTATGAGAAATACAAGACGTTCCGGTGTCATGTTTTTCGTCTTCTGAATAATATACATAATTATGAAAGTGAGTTATCATCTCTTATGGTAGAAAAATTTCAGATAATTCGCCAATAA
- a CDS encoding type I restriction endonuclease subunit R, which yields MNKNPEQKARDRIDKKLALAGWTVQDVRTINFSAGRGIAVREYQTAVGPADYVLFVDKTPVGVIEAKREKEGHRLTVHEGQAEYYAESRLKWVADSRPLSFIYESTGLVTRFTDARDPKPRSGPVFSFHRPETLAEWLKQGSSLRDRLTRLPALPGEGLRECQISAITGLETSFRANRPRALVQMATGAGKTFTAITSVYRLLKHANAKRVLFLVDTKNLGEQAEQEFMAFTPSDDNRKFTELYAVQRLTSGYAAPDSQVCISTIQRMYSILRKEALDGAAEETNPNEITLTGRPREVDYNPDVPPEFFDFIIIDECHRSIYNLWKQVLDYFDAFLIGLTATPDKRTFGFFNENVVSEYPHETAVADGVNVGFEVYTIETEITKNGGMILQQYIEKRDRLTRKKRWEQMDEDVSYGAARLDRDVVNPSQIRNVIKTFRDKLPEIFPGREEIPKTLIFAKTDSHADDIINTVREEFGEGNDFCKKVTYQVKDAKSVLSSLRNDYNPRIAVTVDMIATGTDVKPLECLLFMRDVRSKNYFEQMKGRGTRTLGSDDLRQVTPSAVGAKTHFVMVDAVGVTKSLKMDSRPLERKKSVPLKDLMMNVMMGSDDEDVFTSLASRLSRLDRQITPKEKQGFQERAEGKSVAQVARALLDAHNPDKIEETAREKSDLPEDAELSGAQEAAARKELVRAASDVFTGELVGYIENVRKSHEQIMDTVNIDQVNFAGWDRASGEKAGEVVADFREFMEAHKDEITALKIYYNQPHLRKDVTFEMLRDVLDILKQSRPTLAPVHVWQAYAQLEKVDGKSPENELTALVSLIRRVAGVDESLTAFDKTVNRNFQRWVFQKQAGTLKFNEDQMEWLRMIKDHIMTSVHLERDDLDYAPFDGRGGIGGMYQVFGDEMDDIIEEMNEEMAA from the coding sequence ATGAACAAAAATCCCGAACAAAAAGCAAGAGATCGGATTGATAAAAAACTGGCATTGGCCGGATGGACGGTTCAGGATGTCAGAACAATCAATTTCAGCGCCGGGCGTGGAATTGCCGTCCGGGAATATCAGACGGCGGTCGGCCCTGCCGATTACGTTTTATTTGTTGATAAAACGCCCGTGGGCGTCATCGAGGCCAAACGGGAGAAGGAAGGCCACCGGCTCACGGTGCATGAGGGGCAGGCCGAATATTACGCTGAAAGCAGACTGAAATGGGTGGCCGACAGCAGGCCGCTTTCTTTTATTTATGAAAGCACCGGGCTTGTCACCCGCTTCACCGATGCCCGCGATCCCAAACCCCGGTCAGGGCCGGTCTTTTCATTCCACCGGCCGGAAACCCTTGCCGAATGGCTGAAGCAGGGAAGCAGTCTGAGAGACCGCCTGACGCGGCTTCCCGCACTGCCGGGCGAAGGGCTGAGGGAATGCCAGATTTCCGCCATTACGGGGCTGGAAACCTCCTTCAGGGCGAACCGGCCCCGCGCCCTGGTTCAGATGGCCACGGGCGCGGGCAAGACCTTTACCGCCATCACTTCGGTTTACCGGCTGCTGAAACATGCCAACGCCAAACGGGTGCTGTTCCTGGTGGACACCAAAAATCTGGGGGAGCAGGCCGAACAGGAGTTCATGGCCTTCACCCCGTCGGACGACAACCGGAAATTCACCGAACTGTACGCCGTGCAGCGGCTCACCTCCGGTTATGCGGCCCCTGACAGCCAGGTCTGCATCAGCACCATCCAGCGGATGTATTCCATTTTGCGGAAAGAGGCGCTGGACGGAGCTGCGGAAGAGACCAATCCCAACGAGATCACCCTCACCGGCAGGCCGAGGGAAGTGGACTACAACCCGGATGTGCCGCCGGAATTTTTTGATTTCATCATCATTGATGAATGCCACCGCTCCATTTACAATCTGTGGAAACAGGTACTCGATTATTTTGACGCCTTTCTCATCGGCCTGACGGCCACGCCCGACAAGCGCACCTTTGGTTTTTTCAACGAGAACGTGGTGAGCGAATATCCCCACGAAACCGCCGTGGCCGACGGGGTGAACGTGGGGTTTGAGGTTTACACCATCGAGACCGAGATCACCAAAAACGGGGGCATGATTTTACAGCAGTATATTGAAAAGCGGGACCGGCTGACACGGAAAAAGCGGTGGGAGCAGATGGACGAGGATGTCTCCTACGGGGCCGCCCGGCTTGACCGGGATGTGGTCAATCCGAGCCAGATCCGCAATGTGATCAAAACCTTCCGGGACAAACTGCCGGAAATCTTTCCCGGACGGGAGGAAATCCCCAAGACGCTGATTTTTGCCAAGACCGACAGTCATGCCGATGACATTATCAATACCGTCCGCGAGGAATTCGGGGAGGGAAACGATTTTTGTAAAAAGGTGACGTATCAGGTCAAAGATGCTAAATCGGTGCTGTCTTCCCTGCGGAATGACTACAATCCGAGAATCGCCGTCACTGTGGACATGATCGCCACCGGCACGGATGTGAAACCGCTGGAGTGCCTGCTGTTTATGCGGGATGTGCGGTCAAAGAACTATTTCGAGCAGATGAAAGGCCGGGGAACCCGCACGTTGGGGAGTGACGATCTGAGGCAGGTCACGCCGTCGGCCGTCGGTGCCAAAACCCATTTTGTGATGGTGGATGCCGTGGGTGTCACCAAGTCGCTGAAGATGGACAGCCGCCCTTTGGAGCGGAAAAAGTCGGTGCCGCTCAAAGACCTGATGATGAATGTGATGATGGGGTCGGATGACGAGGATGTTTTCACTTCCCTGGCGTCCCGGCTCTCCCGGCTGGATCGGCAAATCACCCCGAAGGAGAAGCAGGGGTTTCAGGAACGGGCCGAGGGCAAGTCCGTTGCTCAGGTGGCGCGGGCGCTGCTGGATGCCCATAATCCTGATAAAATCGAAGAAACTGCGCGGGAAAAATCTGATCTGCCCGAAGATGCCGAGCTGTCCGGGGCGCAGGAAGCGGCCGCCCGGAAAGAATTGGTGCGGGCGGCGTCCGATGTGTTTACCGGCGAACTTGTGGGATATATTGAAAATGTCCGCAAAAGCCATGAGCAGATTATGGATACGGTGAATATTGATCAGGTGAATTTTGCCGGATGGGACAGGGCGTCCGGGGAAAAAGCCGGGGAGGTGGTGGCGGATTTCAGGGAATTTATGGAGGCGCACAAGGATGAGATCACGGCCCTGAAGATTTATTACAACCAGCCCCATCTGAGGAAAGATGTGACGTTTGAGATGCTCCGGGATGTGCTGGATATCCTGAAGCAGAGCAGGCCCACGCTGGCCCCGGTGCATGTGTGGCAGGCGTATGCGCAGTTGGAAAAGGTGGATGGCAAGTCTCCCGAAAATGAACTGACGGCTCTGGTTTCGCTGATCCGGCGGGTTGCCGGGGTGGATGAAAGCCTGACGGCCTTTGATAAAACCGTGAACCGGAATTTTCAGAGATGGGTGTTTCAGAAACAGGCGGGAACGCTGAAATTTAATGAAGATCAGATGGAGTGGCTGCGTATGATTAAGGATCACATTATGACTTCGGTGCATTTGGAGCGGGATGACCTGGATTATGCCCCGTTTGACGGAAGAGGCGGGATCGGGGGGATGTATCAGGTGTTCGGGGATGAGATGGATGATATTATTGAGGAGATGAATGAGGAGATGGCGGCGTAA
- a CDS encoding serine/threonine-protein kinase has protein sequence MEICQDGSIGNIEGATDICLIVFRVDEAAKNTEAEIPALRRTVGPSLPLLLLIPPEQRPYIGKYLRAGADDFWVLPLDETLFPVRFYILLEYGQTLRRQSPASEDTRLLKRMLNRFQHNLGFFSSRLRPPGKIIARRWEKIRCLGRGGFGEVWLVREPENTVTAVAKVPYSARMNLRALRAAAILRRLSLHPRIVHLIEVVREADKIVLIQEYVPGETLQALLSRNAVTSARKEKIFLQLLSAAAHAHHHRIMHRDIKPENIIITPSGDLKLLDFGIAKDLSLGERSQAIAGSRPFMAPEQIMGNGCIASDVWSLGVILYLLSTAALPFHAPDEVWLTEAILESRPVPPRQLKPDLSPELASVILRCLKKTPSERYADADALRRDLLKQLPDFGQGRVLPGRGSDAAEKA, from the coding sequence ATGGAAATCTGCCAGGACGGGTCAATCGGCAACATTGAAGGGGCAACCGACATCTGTCTGATCGTCTTTCGGGTGGATGAGGCTGCAAAAAACACGGAAGCGGAAATCCCGGCTCTCCGGCGTACCGTCGGGCCTTCCCTTCCGCTCCTCCTGCTGATCCCGCCGGAGCAGAGACCCTATATCGGAAAATATCTCCGGGCGGGTGCGGACGATTTCTGGGTGCTGCCACTGGATGAGACCCTGTTTCCGGTCCGCTTTTATATCCTCCTGGAATACGGACAGACCCTCCGTCGCCAAAGCCCGGCGTCGGAGGACACCCGCCTGCTGAAGCGCATGTTGAACCGTTTTCAGCATAATCTGGGCTTTTTCTCTTCCCGGCTGCGGCCACCCGGTAAAATCATCGCCCGCAGATGGGAGAAAATCCGCTGCCTGGGACGGGGCGGATTCGGGGAAGTCTGGCTGGTCCGGGAACCGGAAAACACCGTGACGGCTGTGGCCAAAGTCCCCTACAGCGCCCGGATGAACCTCCGCGCCCTCCGGGCCGCGGCCATCCTCAGACGGCTTTCGCTCCACCCCCGTATTGTCCATCTGATCGAAGTCGTAAGAGAGGCGGATAAAATTGTTCTGATTCAGGAATATGTGCCGGGGGAAACGCTTCAGGCGCTTCTGAGCCGCAATGCGGTAACCAGCGCCCGGAAAGAGAAAATTTTCCTGCAACTGCTCTCTGCCGCAGCCCATGCCCACCACCACCGGATCATGCACCGGGACATTAAGCCGGAGAATATCATCATCACCCCTTCGGGAGATCTGAAACTGCTGGATTTCGGCATTGCCAAAGACCTCTCACTTGGTGAACGCAGCCAGGCCATTGCCGGGTCCCGCCCGTTTATGGCTCCCGAACAGATTATGGGAAACGGGTGCATCGCCAGCGATGTCTGGTCACTGGGAGTGATTCTCTATCTGCTTTCAACAGCCGCCCTCCCCTTCCACGCGCCCGATGAGGTCTGGCTGACGGAGGCCATCCTTGAAAGCCGGCCCGTGCCCCCGCGTCAGTTGAAGCCGGATCTGTCTCCGGAACTGGCGTCTGTCATCCTCAGATGCCTGAAAAAAACGCCGTCCGAACGATATGCGGATGCGGATGCGCTGCGGCGGGATTTGCTGAAACAGCTACCGGACTTCGGCCAGGGAAGGGTATTGCCGGGGCGCGGGTCAGATGCCGCTGAAAAGGCGTGA